In the Cololabis saira isolate AMF1-May2022 chromosome 7, fColSai1.1, whole genome shotgun sequence genome, one interval contains:
- the gpc4 gene encoding glypican-4, with protein sequence MEALVVLLLVCTPGVWSVSGSAEPRLKNCNEVRAAYSSKGFNVNDVPNKGVNGAHLKVCPQGFSCCTEEMEDKLSQQSQAEIKAPVSRLSTSLQSTFKQRHDHFDKFFRELLKNSEVSLHNMFVRTYGMMYVQNAELFKDFFRDLTRYYVTGSAAINLDSMLSEFWADLLERMFKLVNVQYEFSDAYMECVSQHTEQLQPFGDVPRKLRIQLTRAFVAARTFVRGLALMHDVVNKVSTVSASPSCVQAATKMLYCPYCSGQVALKPCQNYCLNVMRGCLANQADLDTEWNNFLDAMLGLADRLEGPFNFESVMDPIDVKISEAIMNMQENSQQVSHKVFQGCGVPKPTTAFRSTRSVKETGFTGRFRPYSPDARPTTAAGTSLDRLTTEVKKKLKHAKKFWSTLPETVCAGESIAPRDECWNGTAKSSYESDVIGNGLANQISNPDVDVDITKPDILIRSQIAVLKEMTSWLKAAHSGNDISVENDEGGSGTEESGSGCDSPSCDTDEDIYFSTPPNPVKPRLDTVHRASAGGVASRGSAALALCGLGLALLASHMR encoded by the exons GAGCCCACCTGAAGGTGTGTCCGCAGGGCTTCTCCTGCTGCACGGAGGAGATGGAGGACAAGCTGAGCCAGCAGAGCCAGGCGGAGATCAAGGCCCCCGTGTCCAGGCTCAGCACCAGCCTGCAGTCCACCTTCAAGCAGAGACACGACCACTTCGACA AGTTTTTCCGTGAACTCTTGAAAAACTCTGAGGTGTCGCTGCACAACATGTTCGTGCGCACGTACGGCATGATGTACGTGCAGAACGCGGAGCTCTTCAAGGACTTCTTCCGGGACCTGACGCGCTACTACGTGACCGGCAGCGCCGCCATCAACCTCGACTCCATGCTGTCGGAGTTCTGGGCCGACCTGCTGGAGAGGATGTTCAAGCTGGTCAACGTGCAGTACGAGTTCAGCGACGCCTACATGGAGTGCGTGAGCCAGCACACGGAGCAGCTGCAGCCGTTCGGCGACGTGCCGCGCAAGCTCCGCATCCAGCTGACGCGGGCGTTCGTGGCCGCGCGCACCTTCGTGCGAGGCCTCGCTCTCATGCACGATGTGGTCAATAAAGTGTCCACG GTCAGCGCGTCTCCCAGCTGTGTGCAAGCGGCTACCAAGATGTTGTACTGTCCCTACTGCTCGGGCCAAGTGGCCCTGAAGCCCTGCCAGAACTACTGCCTGAACGTGATGCGCGGCTGTCTGGCCAACCAGGCCGACCTGGACACGGAGTGGAACAACTTCCTTG ATGCCATGCTCGGTCTAGCGGATAGGCTTGAAGGTCCCTTCAATTTTGAGTCTGTCATGGATCCAATAGATGTTAAGATTTCGGAGGCCATCATGAACATGCAGGAGAACAGCCAGCAAGTATCCCATAAA GTTTTTCAAGGATGTGGGGTGCCTAAACCAACCACAGCGTTCCGTAGCACGCGCTCTGTGAAAGAAACGGGCTTTACTGGCCGTTTCCGCCCTTACAGTCCGGATGCCAGACCCACTACCGCTGCCGGGACCAGCTTAGATCGACTG ACGACTGAGGTGAAGAAGAAGCTGAAACATGCAAAGAAGTTCTGGTCCACACTGCCAGAGACGGTGTGTGCAGGAGAGAGCATCGCGCCCCGTGACGAGTGCTGGAACGGCACAGCAAAAAGCAG TTATGAATCGGATGTCATCGGCAACGGGCTGGCCAACCAGATATCCAACCCAGACGTGGATGTGGACATAACCAAACCTGACATTCTGATTCGGAGTCAGATTGCCGTTTTGAAGGAGATGACGAGCTGGCTCAAAGCAGCGCACAGCGGCAACGACATCTCCGTGGAGAACG ATGAGGGTGGCAGCGGCACGGAGGAGAGCGGCAGCGGCTGCGACTCGCCGTCTTGCGACACGGACGAGGACATTTACTTCTCCACCCCTCCCAACCCCGTGAAGCCGCGGCTGGACACGGTGCATCGAGCTTCAGCGGGCGGCGTGGCCTCGCGGGGGAGCGCGGCGCTGGCGCTCTGCGGCCTGGGCCTGGCCCTGCTCGCCTCGCACATGAGATAA